From the genome of Oncorhynchus clarkii lewisi isolate Uvic-CL-2024 chromosome 11, UVic_Ocla_1.0, whole genome shotgun sequence, one region includes:
- the LOC139420650 gene encoding eukaryotic translation initiation factor 1A, X-chromosomal has product MPKNKGKGGKNRRRGKNENESEKRELVFKEDGQEYAQVIKMLGNGRLEAMCFDGVKRLCHIRGKLRKKVWINTSDIILVGLRDYQDNKADVILKYNADEARSLKAYGELPEHAKINETDTFGPGDDEDIQFDDIGDDDEDIDDI; this is encoded by the exons ATGCCCAAGAACAAAG GTAAGGGAGGAAAGAATCGTAGACGTGGAAAGAATGAGAACGAGTCAGAGAAGAGAGAGCTGGTGTTCAAAGAGGATGGGCAGG agTATGCCCAGGTGATTAAGATGTTGGGTAATGGGAGGTTGGAAGCCATGTGTTTTGATGGAGTGAAGCGGCTCTGCCACATCCGAGGAAAACTCAGGAAaaag GTGTGGATTAACACGTCTGATATCATCCTGGTGGGATTGAGAGATTACCAG gACAACAAAGCTGATGTGATCCTGAAGTACAATGCAGATGAGGCCAGAAGTCTGAAGGCTTATGGAGAACTGCCGGAGCACG CCAAGATCAACGAGACCGACACCTTCGGTCCTGGGGACGATGAAGACATCCAGTTCGATGACATTGGAGATGATGACGAGGACATTGATGAT ATCTAA